One Candidatus Sulfurimonas baltica DNA segment encodes these proteins:
- the purH gene encoding bifunctional phosphoribosylaminoimidazolecarboxamide formyltransferase/IMP cyclohydrolase: MVKRALVSVSDKSGVVEFCKSLVSNGYEIISTGGTYKILVENGVRAIEIDEVTKFPECFEGRVKTLNPYVHGGILHRRDKQSHLDQAKELGVESIDLVCVNLYPFKETIERTDDFDDIIENIDIGGPAMVRSAAKNFDSVIIVTDVNDYSTVISNIENEANTVEFRRGMMIKAYEHTAAYDSMIANYMNERFNKGFGEKQFIVGNKVMDTRYGENPHQNGALYEFDKHYSNNFTTLKGEASFNNMNDLSGAVKIASAFGKENAVCITKHGNPCGFAIKDTLLEAYEEALKCDPVSAFGGVVAVNGTVNKELAEKMNEIFLEVVIAGRITPEAQEVFEKKKRIKLFEMGSDKLVLANDKKDFKHIDGGFVYQDADKVGEDEVKNAKLVSKNSATQQELKDMEIAYKVASLTKSNCVVYVKNSAMVAVGMGMTSRVDASQCALKKAKDMGLDVTGAALASEAFFPFRDSIDAAAAAGVKSVIEPGGSIRDEEIIDAANEFGMSLYFSEVRHFLH, from the coding sequence ATAGTGAAAAGAGCATTAGTTAGTGTTAGCGATAAAAGTGGTGTAGTTGAGTTTTGTAAATCTCTAGTAAGTAATGGTTATGAGATTATCTCTACAGGCGGAACTTATAAAATTTTGGTTGAAAATGGTGTAAGAGCTATAGAGATTGATGAAGTAACAAAGTTTCCTGAGTGCTTCGAAGGACGTGTAAAGACTCTGAACCCTTATGTTCATGGCGGAATTTTACATAGACGTGACAAACAGTCACATTTGGACCAAGCAAAAGAGTTAGGTGTAGAGTCTATTGACCTAGTATGTGTAAACCTTTATCCATTTAAAGAGACTATTGAGAGAACTGATGACTTTGATGACATCATCGAGAACATAGACATCGGTGGACCTGCAATGGTTCGTTCAGCTGCAAAAAACTTTGATAGCGTAATCATTGTTACTGATGTAAATGACTACTCTACGGTTATATCAAATATAGAAAATGAAGCTAATACAGTTGAATTTAGACGTGGTATGATGATAAAAGCGTATGAGCACACAGCTGCATACGACAGTATGATTGCAAACTACATGAATGAGCGTTTCAATAAAGGTTTTGGCGAGAAGCAGTTTATTGTAGGAAATAAAGTTATGGATACTCGTTATGGTGAAAACCCTCACCAAAACGGTGCTTTATACGAGTTTGACAAGCACTACTCAAACAATTTCACAACCCTAAAAGGTGAAGCAAGTTTTAATAACATGAATGACTTAAGTGGAGCTGTTAAAATCGCCTCTGCTTTTGGTAAAGAAAATGCTGTGTGTATAACTAAACATGGTAATCCATGTGGATTTGCTATAAAAGATACGCTTTTAGAGGCTTACGAAGAGGCTCTGAAATGTGACCCTGTATCTGCATTTGGAGGCGTTGTTGCCGTTAACGGTACTGTAAATAAAGAGCTGGCAGAAAAAATGAATGAGATATTCTTAGAAGTTGTTATTGCAGGTCGTATAACTCCTGAAGCTCAAGAGGTTTTTGAAAAGAAAAAGAGAATTAAACTTTTTGAGATGGGAAGCGATAAGCTAGTTCTAGCAAATGATAAAAAAGACTTCAAGCATATAGATGGCGGTTTTGTTTATCAAGATGCTGACAAAGTTGGTGAAGACGAAGTTAAAAATGCAAAGCTTGTAAGCAAAAACTCTGCGACACAACAAGAGCTTAAAGATATGGAGATAGCTTATAAGGTTGCTTCTCTTACAAAGTCTAACTGTGTTGTTTATGTAAAGAACTCGGCTATGGTAGCAGTTGGTATGGGTATGACTTCTCGTGTTGATGCAAGCCAGTGTGCGCTTAAAAAAGCAAAAGATATGGGTCTAGATGTAACTGGTGCAGCTCTTGCATCTGAAGCATTCTTCCCATTTCGTGACAGCATAGATGCAGCAGCCGCTGCCGGTGTGAAGAGTGTTATTGAGCCTGGCGGTTCCATTCGTGATGAAGAGATTATAGATGCTGCAAATGAGTTTGGCATGTCTCTGTATTTCTCAGAAGTACGTCACTTTTTACATTAA
- the dnaK gene encoding molecular chaperone DnaK encodes MSKVIGIDLGTTNSCVAVYEGGEAKIIPNKEGKNTTPSVVAFTDKGEVLVGDPAKRQAITNPNKTISSIKRIMGLMMSEENAKAAHDKVTYNIVDKDGMAAVDVAGKIYTPQEISAKILSKLKEDAEAYLGSTVTDAVITVPAYFNDAQRKATKDAGTIAGLNVLRIINEPTASALAYGLESKAEENVLVYDLGGGTFDVTVLEISDGTFEVLSTDGNAFLGGDDFDNKIVDFLNAEFKNTHGIDLKNDKMALQRLKDAAENAKKELSSSTETEINLPFITMTEAGPQHLVIKLTRAKFEGMIEKLVEETIDHIKTAMKESGLQNSDIKEIIMVGGSIRVPKAQEMVSAYFGGKTLNKSVNPDEVVAAGAAIQGGVLRGDVKDVLLLDVTPLSLGIETLGGVMTKIIEKGTTIPVKKSQVFSTAEDNQPAVSISVGQGEREFAKDNKSLGLFELGNIAAAPRGVPQIEVTFDIDANGILTVSSTDKGTGKSQSITISGSSGLSEEEINKMVQDAEEHKAEDSKRKELVDLKNQADALIAQTEKSLGEIGDKISAEEKVAIETAVTELKDTLKDGSATKEQIEEKVKVLTEASHKMAEQMYKKEEGAEAGEADQKKKKNDEDVIDAEIE; translated from the coding sequence ATGAGTAAAGTAATTGGTATAGATTTAGGAACAACAAATTCATGTGTAGCAGTTTACGAGGGTGGTGAAGCGAAAATCATCCCAAACAAAGAGGGTAAAAATACTACTCCATCAGTAGTAGCATTTACAGATAAAGGTGAAGTTTTAGTTGGAGATCCTGCAAAGCGTCAAGCTATCACAAACCCAAACAAGACTATCTCTTCAATCAAGAGAATTATGGGTCTTATGATGAGTGAAGAGAATGCTAAAGCGGCTCACGATAAAGTAACTTACAACATAGTAGATAAAGATGGAATGGCTGCTGTTGATGTAGCTGGTAAAATCTACACTCCACAAGAGATTTCTGCTAAGATTCTTTCTAAACTAAAAGAAGATGCTGAAGCTTATCTAGGTTCAACTGTAACTGATGCAGTTATCACAGTTCCGGCATACTTTAATGATGCACAGAGAAAAGCAACAAAAGACGCAGGTACTATTGCCGGTCTTAATGTTCTTCGTATTATAAATGAGCCAACTGCTTCTGCACTTGCTTATGGTTTAGAGAGTAAAGCTGAAGAGAATGTACTTGTATACGACCTTGGTGGTGGAACATTTGATGTTACTGTTTTAGAGATCTCTGACGGTACTTTTGAAGTTCTTTCAACTGATGGTAATGCATTTTTAGGTGGTGATGATTTTGATAATAAAATCGTTGATTTTTTAAATGCTGAGTTCAAAAATACACACGGTATAGATCTTAAAAATGACAAAATGGCTCTACAACGTCTAAAAGATGCTGCTGAAAATGCTAAAAAAGAGTTAAGCTCATCTACTGAAACAGAGATAAACCTACCGTTTATCACTATGACAGAAGCTGGACCTCAACATCTTGTTATTAAACTTACTCGTGCTAAATTTGAAGGTATGATTGAAAAATTAGTAGAAGAGACTATCGACCATATCAAAACAGCTATGAAAGAGTCTGGCTTACAAAACAGTGATATCAAAGAGATTATCATGGTTGGTGGTTCAATTCGTGTACCAAAAGCTCAAGAGATGGTTTCAGCATACTTTGGCGGCAAAACACTTAACAAAAGTGTAAATCCTGACGAAGTTGTTGCTGCTGGTGCTGCTATTCAAGGTGGTGTTCTTAGAGGAGATGTTAAAGATGTTCTTCTTTTAGATGTTACTCCATTATCACTTGGTATTGAGACTTTAGGTGGAGTTATGACTAAAATTATTGAAAAAGGTACAACTATTCCTGTTAAAAAATCTCAAGTTTTCTCAACTGCAGAAGACAACCAGCCAGCTGTTAGTATTTCAGTAGGTCAAGGCGAGAGAGAATTCGCTAAAGATAACAAATCTTTAGGTCTATTTGAACTAGGTAATATTGCAGCAGCTCCAAGAGGTGTTCCACAAATCGAAGTAACTTTTGACATCGATGCAAACGGTATTTTAACTGTTAGCTCGACTGATAAAGGTACTGGTAAATCTCAATCAATCACCATCTCTGGATCATCAGGGTTAAGCGAAGAAGAGATCAATAAAATGGTTCAAGATGCTGAAGAGCATAAGGCTGAAGATTCAAAAAGAAAAGAGTTAGTTGATCTTAAAAATCAGGCTGATGCACTGATTGCTCAAACTGAAAAATCTTTAGGTGAGATTGGCGATAAGATAAGTGCTGAAGAGAAAGTAGCAATCGAAACTGCAGTAACTGAATTAAAAGATACTCTAAAAGATGGGTCTGCAACTAAAGAGCAAATTGAAGAAAAAGTAAAAGTATTAACTGAAGCTTCTCATAAAATGGCTGAGCAGATGTACAAAAAAGAAGAAGGCGCAGAAGCTGGTGAAGCTGACCAAAAAAAGAAGAAAAATGACGAAGATGTTATAGACGCTGAAATAGAATAA
- a CDS encoding DnaJ C-terminal domain-containing protein, with amino-acid sequence MSKSLYETLEITDSANESEIKKAYRKLARQYHPDINKEAGAEDKFKEINSAYEILSDKKKKAQYDMHGDSMFGGQNFHDFSRSHSRGGQGDLDDILRSMFSGGGGFGGGGGFGGFGGGGFSQQQQPNLDIETSVIIPFSVSILGGSHSVAVNGDRFDIKIPAGVKSGEKMRVKGKGHAQGGRAGDLFLKINVAASPEYVREDDDIIKTFDVPLYAALFGEKITIQTLEKEIKLKIPQNTKNGQRFRVKEMGAMNRKTKVRGNLYLEANIVLPKVDDLDEEFVELMKEKLPKE; translated from the coding sequence ATGAGCAAATCATTATACGAAACGCTTGAAATTACAGATAGTGCGAATGAAAGCGAAATAAAAAAAGCATATAGAAAGTTGGCGAGACAGTATCATCCGGACATAAACAAAGAGGCTGGAGCGGAAGATAAGTTTAAAGAGATAAACTCTGCTTATGAAATTTTAAGTGACAAAAAGAAAAAAGCACAGTATGACATGCATGGAGACAGCATGTTTGGTGGGCAGAACTTTCACGATTTTTCTCGCTCACACAGCAGAGGTGGTCAAGGCGATTTGGATGACATACTTAGAAGCATGTTCTCTGGTGGTGGCGGCTTTGGTGGCGGTGGCGGCTTTGGTGGCTTCGGCGGTGGAGGTTTTTCACAACAACAGCAACCCAATCTTGATATAGAGACAAGCGTAATAATTCCGTTTAGTGTATCAATCCTTGGAGGCTCACACTCTGTAGCTGTAAATGGAGACAGATTTGACATAAAAATCCCAGCCGGTGTTAAGAGTGGCGAAAAAATGCGTGTTAAGGGCAAAGGTCACGCTCAAGGTGGAAGAGCAGGGGATTTGTTTTTAAAGATAAATGTAGCGGCTAGTCCTGAGTATGTCAGAGAAGATGATGACATAATAAAAACCTTTGATGTTCCTCTGTATGCGGCTCTTTTTGGCGAAAAAATAACTATACAGACTTTGGAAAAAGAGATAAAACTTAAAATTCCTCAAAACACTAAGAATGGGCAAAGATTTCGTGTAAAAGAGATGGGTGCTATGAACCGCAAAACAAAGGTTAGAGGAAATTTATATCTAGAGGCTAATATTGTTTTACCAAAAGTTGATGACTTGGATGAAGAGTTTGTAGAATTAATGAAAGAAAAGCTGCCAAAAGAGTAG
- a CDS encoding phosphate-starvation-inducible PsiE family protein has product MEKHEELPTEHEDALIAFLHKIIKVAVKILAVLMVLVIFWGVADVVYVLYEHLSSPPFMLLGISDIFKTFAAFLAVLIAIEIYQNIVLYLRTDVVPLKLVIATALMAIARKVIIIDFETVTYMYIFATASVVLALGITYYLIGKHHKERLTDERK; this is encoded by the coding sequence ATGGAAAAACATGAAGAGTTACCAACAGAACACGAAGACGCTTTAATCGCTTTTTTACATAAAATTATAAAAGTAGCCGTAAAAATATTGGCAGTACTGATGGTGCTTGTAATCTTTTGGGGTGTTGCTGATGTTGTTTATGTGCTTTATGAACACTTATCAAGCCCGCCATTTATGCTACTTGGAATTTCAGATATATTTAAAACATTTGCTGCTTTTCTTGCTGTCCTTATTGCAATAGAAATTTATCAAAATATTGTTTTGTATTTAAGAACAGATGTTGTTCCACTAAAACTAGTTATTGCAACAGCTTTGATGGCAATTGCTAGAAAAGTAATTATTATTGATTTTGAAACTGTTACCTACATGTATATTTTTGCAACAGCATCAGTTGTTTTAGCTCTGGGTATTACCTATTATCTTATAGGGAAGCATCATAAGGAAAGATTAACAGACGAAAGAAAATAA
- a CDS encoding universal stress protein has translation MRDLKTILAAIHMTTLDEEVIKRALLIARETNAQLHFVYAIDIPVMDIEITSEFLKREFDKDAIKKETLNKIDALNLYKGVKYIVHITIGDAVEQVIHIAEKIKADLVVIGSTSKAKIEEYYLGSTSQKIAQEGGYPVLVVKNNVEGSYKNILATTNFSDSSKKSVLFAQIAFKSSPISLLHAYKDLDDLTINYYKIGSEKSVNNQEFLGRPHADIFKQDVGIKKLDIIKSSSSIDKSLLEYIKNKKSDLIVIGSSGSDIAGSFLSSTATYLLRKTLSDVLIYIPLNK, from the coding sequence ATGAGAGATTTAAAAACTATATTAGCTGCAATTCACATGACAACTTTAGATGAGGAAGTTATAAAAAGAGCCCTTTTAATAGCGAGAGAAACTAACGCGCAACTACACTTTGTTTATGCTATAGATATACCGGTTATGGACATAGAGATAACATCTGAATTTTTAAAGCGCGAGTTCGATAAAGATGCTATAAAAAAAGAGACACTCAACAAAATTGATGCACTAAATTTGTATAAAGGCGTTAAATATATAGTTCATATAACTATAGGAGATGCTGTTGAACAAGTAATACATATAGCAGAAAAAATTAAAGCTGATTTAGTAGTTATTGGTTCTACCTCAAAAGCAAAAATTGAAGAATATTACCTTGGGTCAACATCACAAAAAATAGCACAAGAGGGTGGATACCCTGTTTTAGTTGTTAAAAATAATGTAGAGGGCAGCTATAAAAATATTTTAGCAACAACAAACTTTTCTGACTCATCAAAAAAAAGTGTCTTATTTGCACAAATAGCATTTAAATCTTCACCTATATCTCTGTTACATGCTTATAAAGATTTAGATGATTTAACAATAAACTATTATAAAATAGGATCAGAAAAAAGTGTAAATAATCAAGAATTTCTTGGTCGTCCACATGCAGATATTTTTAAACAAGATGTGGGAATAAAAAAACTTGATATTATTAAAAGCTCATCATCCATAGATAAGAGTTTATTGGAGTATATAAAAAATAAAAAAAGTGACCTTATTGTTATTGGTTCAAGTGGATCTGATATAGCCGGCTCTTTTTTGAGCTCAACAGCAACTTATTTACTAAGAAAGACTTTATCGGATGTTCTTATTTACATCCCTCTGAATAAATAA
- a CDS encoding heat shock protein transcriptional repressor HspR yields the protein MIHQYEEPVYLISIVAKILDIHPQTLRQYERENLVSPSRTNGRIRLYSQKDIDRIKLILRMTRELGVNLAGVDIILRLKENVDDMEQEISELRQEVTRAHNTRSVSPNKSLVTKKSIYEMIIFESK from the coding sequence ATGATACACCAGTATGAAGAGCCAGTTTATTTGATTAGTATTGTTGCGAAAATATTAGATATTCATCCGCAAACACTTAGACAATATGAGAGAGAAAATCTTGTATCTCCATCTAGAACAAATGGAAGAATAAGACTATACTCTCAAAAAGATATTGATAGAATAAAACTAATTCTAAGAATGACTCGAGAACTTGGGGTAAACTTAGCTGGAGTAGATATTATTTTAAGATTAAAAGAGAATGTTGACGATATGGAACAAGAAATTTCTGAACTTAGACAAGAGGTTACCCGTGCGCATAACACACGTTCAGTCTCTCCAAATAAATCTCTAGTCACTAAAAAAAGCATCTATGAGATGATAATATTTGAGAGTAAATAA
- the ilvC gene encoding ketol-acid reductoisomerase, translating to MALDVYYDKDCNLDIIKSKKVAMIGFGSQGHAHAENLRDSGVEVCIGLRKNGSSWAKAEAKNFEVLTVAEATAKADVIMILLPDENQAEIYANEIAPNLKDGATIAFGHGFNIHYGRIHPAANINVTMIAPKAPGHTVRSEFVRGGGIPDLIAIGQDPSGKTRELALSYASAIGGGRTAIIETTFKDETETDLFGEQAVLCGGATALVQAGFETLTEAGYAPELAYFECLHELKLIVDLMFEGGIADMRYSISNTAEYGDYVSGKRVINQESKDAMREILKEIQDGRFAKDFILEGQSGYPRMNAERTNARASLIERTGVNLREMMPWISKNKIVDTTKN from the coding sequence ATGGCATTAGACGTTTATTATGATAAAGACTGTAATTTAGACATTATCAAAAGCAAAAAAGTTGCAATGATAGGTTTTGGTTCACAAGGTCACGCACACGCAGAAAACTTAAGAGACAGCGGTGTAGAAGTGTGTATCGGTCTTCGTAAAAATGGTTCTTCATGGGCTAAAGCTGAAGCTAAAAACTTTGAAGTATTAACAGTAGCAGAAGCTACTGCTAAAGCAGATGTAATTATGATTCTTCTTCCAGATGAAAATCAAGCAGAAATCTATGCAAATGAAATTGCTCCAAACTTAAAAGATGGTGCTACTATCGCTTTTGGTCATGGTTTTAACATTCACTATGGAAGAATTCACCCGGCTGCAAACATAAATGTAACTATGATTGCTCCTAAAGCTCCAGGACACACTGTTCGTTCAGAATTTGTTCGTGGTGGTGGTATTCCAGATTTAATCGCTATCGGTCAAGATCCAAGCGGTAAAACTAGAGAGTTAGCTCTCTCTTACGCATCAGCAATCGGTGGTGGTAGAACTGCTATTATTGAAACAACTTTCAAAGATGAGACAGAGACTGACTTATTTGGAGAGCAAGCTGTTTTATGTGGTGGTGCTACTGCATTGGTTCAAGCTGGTTTTGAAACATTAACAGAAGCTGGTTATGCTCCTGAGCTTGCATACTTTGAGTGTCTTCACGAACTTAAACTAATCGTTGACTTAATGTTCGAGGGTGGTATCGCTGATATGAGATACTCTATCTCTAATACTGCTGAGTATGGTGATTATGTTTCAGGTAAACGTGTTATCAATCAAGAGTCTAAAGACGCTATGAGAGAAATACTTAAAGAGATTCAAGATGGAAGATTTGCAAAAGACTTTATTCTTGAAGGTCAATCAGGTTATCCTCGTATGAATGCAGAGCGTACAAATGCTAGAGCTTCATTAATAGAGAGAACAGGTGTTAATCTTAGAGAGATGATGCCATGGATTTCAAAAAATAAAATAGTAGATACTACTAAAAACTAA
- the grpE gene encoding nucleotide exchange factor GrpE has protein sequence MSKSNDEESQNEPLINEEEDTEINKAESEAEAEAEAVENEFDLLQEELIALKDKYARVHADFDNIKKRLEREKYTAVEYSNEKFAKDMIPVMDALQMALSSTASVADPVEHYEKLKEGIELTLKQFTTSLEKHGVTMVSHDEPFDPNIHNAIQSVDSEDVESGQIVQTFQTGYKYKERPLREAMVIVAN, from the coding sequence ATGTCAAAATCAAATGATGAAGAATCACAAAACGAACCTCTGATTAATGAAGAGGAAGATACTGAGATAAATAAAGCTGAGTCCGAAGCAGAGGCAGAAGCTGAGGCAGTCGAAAATGAGTTTGATCTTTTACAAGAGGAACTTATAGCTCTTAAAGACAAATATGCGCGTGTACATGCTGACTTTGATAATATCAAGAAAAGACTCGAGCGGGAAAAATATACAGCGGTAGAATACTCGAATGAGAAGTTTGCCAAAGATATGATACCTGTAATGGATGCACTTCAAATGGCACTATCTTCTACAGCAAGTGTAGCGGACCCGGTGGAACATTATGAAAAACTAAAAGAGGGTATAGAACTTACACTCAAGCAGTTTACAACATCTTTAGAGAAGCATGGTGTTACTATGGTTTCACACGATGAACCGTTTGATCCAAACATCCACAACGCTATTCAAAGTGTAGATAGTGAAGATGTTGAGTCTGGACAAATAGTTCAAACTTTTCAAACTGGTTATAAATATAAAGAGAGACCACTGCGTGAAGCTATGGTTATAGTTGCGAATTAA